In Methanobacterium aggregans, the sequence TACGCAAGTACAAACTTGTGGATAAAGGAGATAAAGTTCTTCTGGGCCTTTCAGGTGGAAAAGACAGTGTAATGGCCTTAGAAATTTTGAACAACCTCAGGGAGAGGCACATAATAGATCTGGTTGCTGTGACCATTGATGAGGGAATTGCAGGCTACAGGCAGGAAGGTGTGGAAATAGCAACCAGAAACGCAGAGATATTGGGTGTTGAACACAGGGTGGTTTCCTTCAAGGACTGCTTCGGGTTCACACTGGATGAAGTCATGAAAAACGATGCAAAAAACAATCGTTCAAGACATGCATGCACCTACTGCGGTGTCTTCAGGAGATGGATCTTCAACATGGTTGCAAAGGAGGAAGGAGCCAACAAAATAGCCACAGGCCACAACCTGGACGATGAAACCCAGTCCATACTCATGAACTACCTGGAGGGCAACATCCAGAACCTCACAAGGATAGGTCCAAAATCAGAATCCAAAAACCCAAACTTCACAGTGAAGATAAAGCCCCTGAGAGAAATACCAGAAAAGGATATAGGACTCTACGTTGTTGCCAATGATATGGAAGTCCACTTCGCAGGATGTCCCTATGCAGGAGAATCCTTCAGGGCAGAGATCAGAGACTTCATAAGTGAACTGTCAGTGAACCATCCAACCATAATGTACTCAACCCTCAGGGGCTTTGACAAGATAAAACCCGCTATAAAAAGGGAATTTTCAGGAGAAGCACCTACAGGAACATGTGTACAGTGTGGAGAACCAGCATCAGGAGATCTCTGCAGGGCCTGCAGCTTCTTAAAACTGTGGAGTGATGATTGATTCACGGCCTCTCATAACAGTGGAATGGTGCTTTCTAGCCCTGATCTGTAAGAACCTGGAATAGTCTAATCCATAAAAAAATAGGTGGTCCATAAAAATCTTATAGGTCTCTCAACATAGGTAACATAGAATAAAATTTGCTGGTTTAAGTTATTCATAATTTAAGTTCTTCCAACAGAAATTGTCCCCTGAAAAAGGTCAAGGTTTTTGTAGAAGATAATGATGAACAATTAGTGAAGATTAGATCAATCCATAAAGATGGTTGGAGAATTAAATGGAAATAAAATTGACTATTGGTGAAAAAAAAGAATTGAAGGAATTTCTTTCTAATTTAACAGTTAAAGAAATGCTAGAACTTCTGGATGTGCCGTCTGAAACAGTGGTTGTTAAGAAAAACAACCGTATAGTTATAGATGAGGAATTACTTGAAGATGGGGATGAATTAGAGGTTATACAGGTAATATATGGTGGATAACAAATTCAAAAATAATAAATTTCAATGGTTTATTTTTTAAAGGTATCATTTCAGGGAATTTAAGAAAATCTGGAAGTGTGGTTTTGGAAAACTTCGATATCATTGAGGGTTACGTATCAAAACACTTCCATGTTGAAGGATTCCATTCTACTAAGGAAGGTTCATTTTTTGTTGTTAATGACTACCATGCGGATGAATTCTCCCAGCTCGTCCATGAAATGGATGAAATTGGATACATACCATTCATGGAACCCTATAATGGATTTTACAGGATAGGGATAGCTGAAAAACCAGAGAGGGGTAAATCAAATATTGGGATCAACATCCTCCTTTTTGTTGCAACCATTGCAACCACACTGTACGCTGGCTACACCTTTGGAGGGGAGAAGATCTGGGATGCTGTGGCATTTTCTGCAGCCATAATCGCAATTCTCGGCACACATGAAACAGCCCACTTCGCTGCAGCAAGAAAACACGGTGTTGATGCAACACTACCATATTTCGTACCTGCGCCCACACTCATAGGAACATTTGGGGCAGTGATAAACGTAAAATCTCCAATACCAACAAAGAATGCCCTTTTTGACCTTGGTTTCAGTGGACCTGTTGCAGGGATAATTGTGGCAGTTCCAGTTCTCATCATGGGTATTATGTTGTCATCTGTGATCCCTGCCAAAGCAGGAGCACTCACATTCGACCCACCCCTTTTGATGAGCATCTTCATTTACCTTTTACTTCCTCCAATACCTGCAGGCTACGGTTTAAACTTGCATCCTGTGGCATTTGCAGGATGGGTGGGTATCATCGTCACCATGCTGAACCTCATGCCTGTGGCCTTCCTTGATGGAGGTCATATCTCAAGGTCACTCTTTGATGAGGGGATCCACAAAGTCATATCCATCTTAGGAATAGCTGTAACACTGATCCTTGGATGGATACCCATGGCAATATTGATGTTCGTAGTTCTCTTTGCAACCAAAAGACATCCAGGAGCCCTTGACAATGTTTCGGGGATCACAAAATGGAGGAAGTTCATGGCAGTGTTTGTGCTTTTGGTTTTCATACTCTGCCTTTCACCTGTTCCAGGGGGTTCCTTGTGAATAAAAAAAATCCATAGAATTAACTTTATTAAAATAATTAAATCATTAAATTAATTGAATTCAGGATAATCAAATCAATTCAAACATTATAAAATAATATGTAAAAAATAGGTTGTAACAGCTTCAATAAGTAAAAAAAATAATATTAAAAAAAGATATTTTTAAAGGATATCCCTTTTTAAAATGATAATTTGATGTTAAAATTTTTAGAGGTTTAAAATGAAAGTTCACTACGAATGCGCACCATGCTTCCTCAGACAGGCCAGAGAGGCCCTGGATCTTGCAACGGATGATGAAGACTTAAAAATGAAGGTTACAGAGAAAATACTAACTATGCTGTCGGAAAATTTCCATGAAGGAGCAGTTTCAAACGTTCTTGGAACTGATATGCACAGAACAATAAAACATGAAACTGGAAACAGGGATCCTTACAGCCGTGAACGGGTGATATGCAATGAAATTGCCCTTAAATTCCTCCCGGAAGTTGAGAGGATAGTTAAGGAAAACGATGGTCTTGAAAGTTATCTGAAAGCTGCAATCGCAGGTAACGTCATAGATTTTGGAGCCCTGGGCCTGAACTCAGATATGGAATCACTCATAACTGAAACCATGAGGAAGGATTTTGCAGTGGATGATTCAGGGGAACTTGAAGAGGCACTTAAAAACTCAAGTACAGTTTTATACCTTGCAGACAATGTTGGAGAAATAGTGTTTGACAAGTTACTCATAAAGAAGCTTAAAGAGTACGATGTTAAGGTCACAGTTGCACTGAAGGAGAAACCAATCTTAAACGATGCATGTATTCCAGATGCCCTGAGCATTGGTTTGGACGAAGTTGCAGAACTTGCATCAACAGGTACAGATTCCATTGGAGTTATCTACGGTGATGTTTCAGAGGAATTCAAGGAACTCCTTCAGGCCTCTGACATGGTGATAGCCAAGGGCCTTGGAAACTACGAAGGCCTTACAGAAATGGATCTTGGGGATAAACCAGTTTTCTCCCTCTTGAATGCTAAATGTGAACCTGTTGCACGCAGTATAGGTGTTGCTGTGGGAGATAACGTGCTTTTAAGGCTCTGAATATCTCCATTTATTTATTCACTTATTTACTCATTTATTCATTTTTTGAAAACCTTAACCTCATATCACATATTTTAGAATCAGTAAATATTTTAAAAT encodes:
- a CDS encoding damage-control phosphatase ARMT1 family protein, which codes for MKVHYECAPCFLRQAREALDLATDDEDLKMKVTEKILTMLSENFHEGAVSNVLGTDMHRTIKHETGNRDPYSRERVICNEIALKFLPEVERIVKENDGLESYLKAAIAGNVIDFGALGLNSDMESLITETMRKDFAVDDSGELEEALKNSSTVLYLADNVGEIVFDKLLIKKLKEYDVKVTVALKEKPILNDACIPDALSIGLDEVAELASTGTDSIGVIYGDVSEEFKELLQASDMVIAKGLGNYEGLTEMDLGDKPVFSLLNAKCEPVARSIGVAVGDNVLLRL
- a CDS encoding TIGR00269 family protein; translated protein: MDSCDKCGNPQIIIKMKRSGQKLCRECFIEATREKVLHDIRKYKLVDKGDKVLLGLSGGKDSVMALEILNNLRERHIIDLVAVTIDEGIAGYRQEGVEIATRNAEILGVEHRVVSFKDCFGFTLDEVMKNDAKNNRSRHACTYCGVFRRWIFNMVAKEEGANKIATGHNLDDETQSILMNYLEGNIQNLTRIGPKSESKNPNFTVKIKPLREIPEKDIGLYVVANDMEVHFAGCPYAGESFRAEIRDFISELSVNHPTIMYSTLRGFDKIKPAIKREFSGEAPTGTCVQCGEPASGDLCRACSFLKLWSDD
- a CDS encoding MoaD/ThiS family protein, translating into MEIKLTIGEKKELKEFLSNLTVKEMLELLDVPSETVVVKKNNRIVIDEELLEDGDELEVIQVIYGG
- a CDS encoding site-2 protease family protein; this translates as MVLENFDIIEGYVSKHFHVEGFHSTKEGSFFVVNDYHADEFSQLVHEMDEIGYIPFMEPYNGFYRIGIAEKPERGKSNIGINILLFVATIATTLYAGYTFGGEKIWDAVAFSAAIIAILGTHETAHFAAARKHGVDATLPYFVPAPTLIGTFGAVINVKSPIPTKNALFDLGFSGPVAGIIVAVPVLIMGIMLSSVIPAKAGALTFDPPLLMSIFIYLLLPPIPAGYGLNLHPVAFAGWVGIIVTMLNLMPVAFLDGGHISRSLFDEGIHKVISILGIAVTLILGWIPMAILMFVVLFATKRHPGALDNVSGITKWRKFMAVFVLLVFILCLSPVPGGSL